In the Klebsiella aerogenes KCTC 2190 genome, one interval contains:
- a CDS encoding AraC family transcriptional regulator has protein sequence MAWLSADASFDPDTLSAPLIGVQSTLNGDHDDGLHRHQMGQMLFTRQGCIRLTLNDGALLCMLPPTRAAWIPAGVTHRAQMQHIVDYRSVWFANTHYPELPAAPAILNVTPLLRELLERISASLWDTDWQQGPARHLAALCVAEIGAAKHEPMMLTLPQDKRLRHLNGHGHPPQLQQLAAQCGAGEKTISRLFQRETGMSYQQWRQQWRLMKAVELLASGQRITDVAQALEFASDSAFIYFFRSQTGKTPGQYIAR, from the coding sequence ATGGCATGGCTCAGCGCGGATGCATCCTTTGACCCTGATACGCTCAGTGCGCCGCTGATTGGCGTGCAATCCACGCTTAACGGCGATCATGACGACGGTCTGCATCGTCATCAAATGGGGCAGATGTTATTTACCCGTCAGGGTTGTATCCGGCTGACGCTAAATGATGGCGCGCTATTGTGTATGTTACCGCCGACCCGCGCGGCGTGGATCCCCGCAGGCGTGACGCACCGCGCCCAAATGCAGCACATCGTTGATTACCGTTCGGTGTGGTTCGCCAATACGCATTATCCCGAGCTACCCGCCGCCCCGGCCATCCTCAACGTTACCCCGCTGCTGCGCGAGTTGCTCGAACGCATTAGCGCCAGCCTGTGGGATACTGACTGGCAACAGGGTCCGGCCCGGCACCTGGCGGCGCTCTGCGTGGCGGAAATCGGCGCGGCAAAACATGAGCCGATGATGCTAACGCTGCCGCAGGATAAACGTCTGCGCCATCTCAACGGCCATGGGCACCCGCCGCAGCTTCAGCAACTGGCGGCGCAATGCGGCGCCGGAGAAAAGACCATCAGCCGCCTGTTTCAACGTGAAACCGGCATGTCATATCAGCAGTGGCGCCAACAGTGGCGGTTGATGAAAGCCGTTGAGCTATTGGCCAGCGGTCAACGCATTACGGATGTCGCCCAGGCGCTGGAGTTTGCCAGCGATAGCGCCTTTATCTACTTTTTCCGCAGCCAGACCGGCAAAACCCCCGGACAATACATCGCCAGGTAA
- a CDS encoding alpha,alpha-trehalase, translated as MTRSVLRRPETLTYLIRLALGGAILSLATFAAQADDNTSPVPQSPDELLGPLFNDVQSAKLFPDQKTFADAVPNSDPLMILADYRMQKSQASFDLRHFVEINFTLPRDNDQYVPPKGQTLRQHIDGLWPVLTRSTVEVEKWDSLLPLPKPYVVPGGRFREVYYWDSYFTMLGLAESGHWDKVEDMVANFAAEIDRWGHIPNGNRSYYLSRSQPPFFSFMVELLASHDGDRALKTWLPQMEKEYRYWMEGADALTPGKANKRVVRMEDGALLNRYWDDNDTPRPESWLDDVTTAKNNPNRPATEIYRDLRSAAASGWDFSSRWMDNPQQLGTIRTTSILPVDLNALMFHMEKTIARASKAAGDSAKAGQYDALANARQKALEKYLWNDKEGWYADYDLKSHKVRNQLTAAALFPLYVKAASSERAAKVAAAAESRLLKPGGLTTTTVNSGQQWDAPNGWAPLQWVAVEGLQNYGQKKVAMEVTWRFLSNVQHTYDSKQKLVEKYDVSSTGTGGGGGEYPLQDGFGWTNGVTLKMLDLVCPQEKPCDALPATPPTQTESATGQQPAANDAVAAAEKKAQ; from the coding sequence ATGACGAGATCGGTTCTACGTCGCCCGGAAACCCTGACCTACCTTATTCGACTGGCACTGGGAGGCGCAATATTAAGCCTGGCGACATTCGCCGCGCAGGCAGATGACAACACCTCCCCGGTACCGCAATCGCCTGATGAACTATTAGGCCCGCTGTTTAACGACGTGCAGAGCGCGAAACTATTCCCTGACCAAAAAACCTTCGCTGATGCGGTACCGAACAGCGATCCGCTGATGATCCTTGCCGACTATCGAATGCAAAAAAGCCAGGCCAGCTTCGATCTGCGCCATTTCGTTGAGATCAACTTCACCCTGCCGCGTGATAACGATCAATACGTACCCCCGAAAGGACAAACCCTGCGTCAACACATCGATGGGCTATGGCCAGTATTAACCCGCAGCACCGTCGAGGTCGAGAAATGGGATTCGCTGCTGCCGCTGCCTAAACCTTATGTGGTACCCGGTGGACGCTTCCGCGAGGTTTATTACTGGGATAGTTATTTCACCATGCTGGGCCTCGCCGAAAGCGGGCACTGGGATAAAGTGGAAGACATGGTGGCCAACTTCGCCGCCGAAATAGACCGCTGGGGCCATATTCCAAACGGCAACCGCAGCTACTATCTGAGCCGTTCGCAGCCGCCGTTCTTCTCCTTTATGGTTGAGCTGCTGGCCAGCCACGATGGCGATCGGGCGCTGAAGACCTGGCTGCCGCAGATGGAAAAAGAGTATCGCTATTGGATGGAAGGCGCCGATGCGCTAACGCCCGGCAAAGCCAATAAACGCGTGGTGCGTATGGAAGATGGCGCGCTGCTTAACCGCTACTGGGATGATAACGATACGCCGCGCCCGGAGTCCTGGCTGGACGATGTCACCACCGCCAAAAACAATCCTAACCGCCCGGCCACCGAAATCTATCGCGACCTACGTTCCGCCGCGGCTTCCGGATGGGACTTCAGCTCTCGCTGGATGGATAATCCGCAGCAATTGGGGACTATCCGCACCACCAGCATCCTTCCTGTCGATCTCAATGCGCTGATGTTCCACATGGAAAAAACCATCGCCCGCGCCAGTAAGGCCGCTGGCGACAGCGCCAAAGCCGGACAGTACGATGCGCTAGCGAACGCCCGTCAGAAAGCGCTGGAAAAATATCTGTGGAACGATAAAGAAGGCTGGTATGCCGATTACGATCTGAAGAGCCATAAAGTCCGTAATCAGCTGACCGCCGCGGCGCTGTTCCCGCTGTACGTCAAAGCGGCCTCCAGCGAACGCGCCGCGAAAGTCGCCGCCGCCGCCGAAAGCCGCCTGCTGAAGCCCGGCGGCCTCACCACGACCACGGTCAATAGCGGCCAGCAATGGGACGCGCCAAACGGCTGGGCGCCGCTGCAGTGGGTGGCGGTGGAAGGCCTGCAGAACTACGGTCAGAAAAAGGTGGCCATGGAGGTCACCTGGCGCTTCCTCAGCAACGTCCAGCACACCTATGACAGCAAGCAGAAGCTGGTAGAGAAATATGACGTGAGTTCAACGGGTACCGGCGGCGGCGGCGGTGAATACCCGCTGCAGGACGGCTTTGGCTGGACCAATGGCGTGACGTTAAAGATGCTCGACCTGGTTTGCCCGCAGGAAAAACCGTGCGAT